One region of bacterium (Candidatus Blackallbacteria) CG13_big_fil_rev_8_21_14_2_50_49_14 genomic DNA includes:
- a CDS encoding twin-arginine translocase TatA/TatE family subunit: MFGIGVPELLLILVLALIVFGPGKLPEVGKAIGRAMSEFRGATREIESEIKK, encoded by the coding sequence ATGTTTGGTATTGGTGTTCCTGAGCTTCTTCTGATTTTGGTTTTGGCATTGATTGTTTTTGGCCCTGGCAAATTACCTGAAGTGGGCAAAGCCATTGGGCGGGCGATGTCAGAATTCCGCGGTGCGACCCGCGAGATCGAATCTGAAATTAAGAAATAA
- a CDS encoding globin produces the protein MKDSDFVKLSFGRCLNQTDIIGRFYQIFLDSHPDIRPMFANTNFEVQKGLLRQGINLALMFADDNPVGKSGLARIRESHGKKNLNIRPELYSYWKRSFMQAISECDNEYSPEIRAHWDRILQKAIDYIISGYDEQA, from the coding sequence ATGAAAGATAGTGATTTTGTAAAACTGAGCTTTGGCAGATGCCTGAACCAGACGGATATCATCGGCAGATTTTATCAAATTTTTCTCGACAGCCATCCAGATATTCGTCCGATGTTCGCAAACACCAATTTTGAAGTTCAAAAGGGCTTACTTCGTCAAGGCATTAATCTGGCACTGATGTTTGCCGATGACAATCCGGTTGGAAAAAGTGGTTTGGCCCGGATTCGCGAGAGCCATGGCAAAAAGAATTTAAATATTCGCCCCGAACTCTACTCCTATTGGAAACGCAGTTTCATGCAGGCTATTTCAGAGTGCGATAACGAATACTCACCTGAAATTCGTGCCCATTGGGACAGAATTCTGCAAAAGGCCATTGATTATATTATTTCAGGATACGATGAACAGGCATAA
- the nadC gene encoding nicotinate-nucleotide diphosphorylase (carboxylating), with product MTLPAYDLTQTPELWFIRTLELDPAYVNQRIAWFFAEDMPQGDITVLSTIDPESQSVAHVLAAQDLVFAGSQVLPHIFSEDVEVKLMQADGEAVKAGTVLAELKGPSQELLMRERVMLNLLQRLCGIATLTRKHVSLEAPVGFKILDTRKTTPGLRLFEKYAVAVGGGYNHRRDLSSVAMLKDNHLVAAGGVKAALESVIAADPEVYIELEVDRLDQLREALEVGGMHAILLDNMPPEMISEAVALVRNHPEHRDLFLEASGGITYATLPDYLWTGVNGISIGALTTQAQNVDIKLEFIA from the coding sequence ATGACTTTGCCTGCCTATGATCTGACCCAAACCCCTGAACTTTGGTTTATTCGTACCCTTGAACTGGATCCAGCCTATGTCAATCAGCGCATTGCCTGGTTTTTCGCTGAAGATATGCCCCAAGGCGATATTACAGTTTTAAGCACCATTGATCCTGAGAGCCAGTCGGTTGCGCATGTTTTAGCAGCCCAGGATCTTGTTTTTGCAGGGTCCCAAGTCTTGCCGCATATTTTTTCGGAAGATGTTGAAGTCAAGCTCATGCAGGCCGATGGGGAAGCCGTAAAAGCAGGAACCGTTCTGGCTGAGCTGAAGGGCCCCTCTCAAGAACTGTTGATGCGTGAGCGCGTCATGTTGAACCTTTTGCAACGTTTATGTGGGATTGCAACATTAACCCGCAAACATGTATCGCTCGAAGCTCCCGTTGGCTTTAAAATTTTAGATACCCGCAAAACCACACCTGGTTTGCGCCTGTTTGAAAAATATGCAGTCGCTGTGGGAGGCGGGTATAATCATCGCCGGGATTTGAGTTCTGTGGCCATGCTCAAAGACAACCATCTGGTCGCTGCAGGTGGCGTTAAGGCAGCGCTTGAAAGCGTGATCGCCGCTGATCCTGAAGTCTATATTGAGTTGGAAGTCGATCGTCTGGATCAACTGCGTGAAGCCTTGGAAGTAGGGGGTATGCATGCCATTCTGCTCGATAATATGCCTCCAGAGATGATTTCGGAAGCTGTGGCTTTGGTCAGAAATCATCCCGAACACCGCGATTTATTTCTTGAAGCTTCTGGTGGAATCACCTATGCAACCTTGCCCGATTATCTCTGGACAGGTGTCAACGGGATTTCGATTGGCGCGTTGACGACCCAGGCCCAAAATGTGGATATAAAATTGGAGTTTATTGCATGA
- the lspA gene encoding signal peptidase II codes for MFRTLAAKRWLFIGLAILIFIVDQASKAPFRAWPLYHSKPVLPVLAFTYVQNTGSLFGIFQGNAFILGLVSLSVSIGICWYAWHQPKHSGVLPYVTLGFLLGGALGNMLDRLIFGFVVDFFDIQWMGKNIWPVFNVADIAVDVAIALFLLMAFIEKPEQVVLDGVVEGLSESELLEGPDSNDAVPNQASIESTESK; via the coding sequence GTGTTTCGTACTCTTGCAGCCAAACGTTGGCTGTTTATTGGCTTGGCGATCTTGATCTTTATCGTAGATCAGGCCAGTAAAGCGCCTTTTCGCGCTTGGCCCTTGTATCACAGCAAGCCAGTACTGCCTGTCTTGGCGTTTACTTATGTTCAAAATACAGGCAGCTTGTTTGGGATATTTCAAGGCAATGCCTTTATTCTCGGGCTTGTTTCACTGAGTGTTTCAATTGGTATTTGTTGGTATGCCTGGCATCAGCCCAAGCATTCGGGTGTTTTGCCCTATGTCACCCTTGGCTTTTTATTGGGGGGGGCCTTGGGGAATATGCTCGACCGACTGATCTTTGGATTTGTGGTTGATTTCTTCGATATCCAATGGATGGGTAAAAATATCTGGCCGGTTTTCAATGTGGCGGATATTGCGGTGGATGTTGCGATTGCACTCTTTTTGCTCATGGCATTTATTGAAAAACCCGAACAAGTTGTTTTAGATGGGGTAGTTGAAGGACTTTCAGAATCCGAACTACTTGAAGGCCCAGACTCGAACGATGCCGTGCCCAATCAAGCTTCGATCGAATCGACTGAATCCAAATAA
- a CDS encoding excinuclease ABC subunit B (The UvrABC repair system catalyzes the recognition and processing of DNA lesions. The beta-hairpin of the Uvr-B subunit is inserted between the strands, where it probes for the presence of a lesion), translating into MEFQLRSNYQPSGDQPQAIASLLSGLESNQRCQTLLGVTGSGKTFTVANVIAKHDVPTLVIAHNKTLAAQLCNELREFFPENAVEYFVSYYDYYRPEAYIPQSDTYVEKTASINEEIDRLRHSATRSLLDRKDVIIVASVSCIYGLGTPEEYLRASIPLQPGQMIDFKKLLYALTEIQYQRNDYELARGSFRVRGEMVEIGLPYDEHVLRIEFFDQEIERISEIDPVSGRRLKDLKRVRIYPAKHFVMPPEELQRAVRDIQTELDGQLQALEAEHKLLEAQRLKQRTAYDLEMLQEVGYCNGVENYSRQLEGRAAGTPPSTLIDYFPKDFLVVIDESHVTVPQLRGMYEGDRSRKQTLVDHGFRLPSALDNRPLKFDELWQKLGKMIFVSATPADFEIQNSTQVVEQIVRPTGLLDPQIEVRPLENQVDDLIAEIQTTVARGERVLATTLTKRMAEDLTSYLAELKIQVKYLHSDIDAIERIEILSDLRAGKFDVLIGVNLLREGLDLPEVSLVAILDADKEGFLRSHRALIQTIGRAARHLSGKVILYGNRYTDAMELAVGETERRRAKQEAYNREHGIEPQAIIKGLHNPLLDKLRAAERSEPYRAKLQLTPEHENLEDLIQALEKEMHAAAEMLDFERAVVLRDQMKELQELHKLSRR; encoded by the coding sequence GTGGAGTTCCAACTTCGGAGCAATTACCAGCCATCAGGGGACCAGCCCCAAGCTATCGCGTCTTTGCTTTCAGGGCTCGAATCAAACCAACGCTGCCAGACTTTACTTGGGGTAACGGGCTCAGGCAAAACCTTTACGGTTGCCAATGTCATTGCGAAACACGATGTCCCTACTTTGGTGATTGCCCACAACAAGACCTTGGCAGCCCAACTCTGCAATGAATTGCGCGAGTTTTTTCCTGAAAATGCGGTTGAATACTTTGTCAGCTATTATGACTATTATCGGCCCGAAGCCTATATCCCACAAAGTGATACCTATGTCGAAAAAACAGCTTCTATCAATGAAGAGATCGACAGACTGCGCCACTCTGCTACCCGCTCTCTCTTAGATCGCAAGGATGTCATCATTGTCGCCAGCGTCTCGTGTATCTATGGCTTGGGTACTCCCGAAGAGTATTTACGCGCCTCGATACCCCTTCAACCCGGGCAGATGATTGATTTTAAAAAATTGCTCTATGCCTTAACTGAAATCCAATATCAGCGCAATGATTATGAATTGGCGCGTGGCAGCTTTCGGGTGCGTGGAGAAATGGTTGAAATTGGACTGCCCTATGATGAGCATGTCCTCAGAATTGAGTTTTTTGATCAGGAAATTGAGCGAATTTCTGAAATCGACCCTGTATCGGGTCGCCGCTTGAAAGATCTGAAGCGGGTAAGAATTTACCCTGCCAAGCACTTTGTGATGCCACCTGAAGAATTACAACGCGCAGTTCGGGATATTCAAACTGAGTTAGATGGACAACTTCAGGCGCTTGAAGCAGAGCATAAACTCTTGGAAGCCCAACGCCTGAAACAACGTACGGCCTATGATTTGGAAATGCTTCAGGAGGTAGGCTATTGCAATGGGGTTGAAAACTATTCTCGCCAGTTAGAAGGACGGGCTGCAGGCACTCCTCCTTCCACGCTGATCGATTATTTTCCCAAGGATTTTTTGGTAGTGATCGATGAATCCCATGTGACGGTTCCTCAATTGCGGGGCATGTATGAAGGCGACAGAAGCCGGAAACAAACCTTGGTAGATCACGGTTTTCGACTGCCCAGTGCTCTTGACAATCGGCCGCTGAAGTTTGATGAACTTTGGCAAAAATTGGGAAAAATGATTTTTGTGTCTGCAACCCCTGCCGATTTTGAGATTCAAAACAGTACCCAGGTGGTTGAACAGATTGTCAGACCGACTGGTTTGCTCGACCCTCAGATAGAAGTGCGTCCGCTTGAAAATCAAGTGGATGACCTGATTGCTGAAATTCAAACCACGGTGGCCCGTGGCGAACGTGTTTTGGCAACGACCTTGACCAAACGCATGGCTGAAGATTTAACCTCTTATTTGGCCGAACTCAAGATACAGGTAAAATATCTGCACTCAGATATCGACGCGATTGAAAGGATTGAAATACTTTCAGATTTGCGCGCAGGTAAATTTGATGTTTTGATTGGGGTCAATCTTTTGCGTGAGGGCTTGGATTTGCCTGAGGTCTCCCTGGTTGCCATTTTAGATGCCGACAAGGAAGGTTTTTTACGCAGTCACCGGGCCCTAATTCAAACCATCGGGCGGGCGGCGAGGCATTTGAGTGGCAAAGTGATTCTGTATGGCAATCGCTATACAGATGCCATGGAATTGGCAGTGGGTGAAACCGAGCGTCGCAGAGCCAAACAGGAAGCCTATAACCGCGAACATGGGATTGAACCCCAAGCCATTATCAAGGGCTTACACAACCCCCTGCTTGACAAACTTCGGGCGGCAGAAAGATCTGAACCCTATCGTGCCAAATTACAACTTACCCCTGAACATGAAAATCTCGAAGATTTGATTCAAGCGCTCGAAAAAGAAATGCATGCTGCTGCAGAGATGTTGGATTTTGAGCGGGCAGTGGTGCTTCGAGACCAAATGAAAGAGTTACAGGAACTTCATAAATTGAGCCGGCGGTAA
- a CDS encoding acriflavin resistance protein, giving the protein MNFSRFFILRPVFTSMFVLIILLIGSVALSRLSIDLVPDVALPTLTITTPYTGAGPEEIEELISRPIEEAVASAPGVEEITSASREGNSQVRVTFAFGSDLNEASNELRERIDRIINRLPADADRPRLFKFDVASFPIVILGVESDLDPIQTRLLIDSDIKNRLERVPGVASMDALGGLSREIQVDLDFAKILALKIPFDQILKQIDAANLQLPAGSVEQAHQDILVRTSGQFKDLSELENTVVALRQGVPVQLGQIAKIRDTSQKMTSLVRVNGKAGIRLAIRKQAGTNTVEVARKVIAEVEKINQEQQQIQLPVLVDTSSFIKRSLQNVATAVLLGGLLSILILFIFLRNLKTTLVIATAIPVSIIATFILMYFAGFTLNTISLGALALGIGMLVDSAIVVLENIYRNREEGLSAQEAAITGSRQVGSAILSSTLTTVAVFLPLIFVRGVSGVTYQQLAIIVSFSLFCSLVIALTLVPMLTALVLRRGKTRQKITRNASLDQLDRAYRHFLSSALNQRFWILPGVFLLLLATLPLAPLIPVEFMPQADEGEIRVNGEMEPGIRLAVLEKQFHKIEAIVRKEVPEAVHVLTELGATGFGGGDASNKGQLRIYLKPQNQRKRSGLLIATQLRKKLSGIAGVKLRVQPSSAFFVFRLINNTSDARIQVEVKGFDLQSADRLSREVADKIEAVKGAADIRINRDSGSPEAGLIVDRQKAGALGVNIDSLGRALQTAISGSLATTTYREAGKEFRIRVKIAGADRHPVEDLLQLPVSTTQSKLIPLANFVSTERTNGPVMIERKDQERVITVSAEADGRPLAEVQADIQSALKDLNLPRDFSVSLAGDIEEQQKSFRELMIGLVLSLLLVYMILAAQYESFLDPFVVMFSVPLAAIGVILTLFLTKTSFNLQTFIGAIMLGGIVVNNAILLVDQINQLRREEHLPLRKAVEEAGFRRLRPILMTTLTTVLGLLPLAIGLGEGSEAQAPLARTVIGGLSSSTLLTLIIVPLVYYSLEKTREKKPAPAHAEEIQDA; this is encoded by the coding sequence GTGAATTTTTCACGTTTTTTTATTCTCCGCCCTGTGTTTACAAGTATGTTTGTTTTGATCATTCTCTTGATCGGCAGCGTCGCGCTCAGTCGCCTGTCCATTGACCTGGTACCGGATGTGGCTTTACCAACCCTGACCATCACCACCCCCTATACGGGTGCTGGCCCAGAAGAAATTGAGGAATTGATCAGTCGACCGATTGAGGAAGCTGTCGCCTCTGCCCCCGGCGTAGAAGAAATTACCTCAGCCTCACGAGAAGGCAATAGCCAGGTACGCGTCACCTTTGCCTTTGGTTCAGATTTAAATGAAGCCTCCAATGAATTGCGCGAAAGAATTGATCGAATTATCAACCGCCTGCCTGCGGACGCAGATCGACCCAGACTGTTTAAATTTGATGTCGCCAGTTTTCCGATCGTAATTCTGGGGGTTGAGAGCGATTTAGATCCGATTCAAACACGGCTGCTGATAGATTCAGATATCAAAAACCGCTTGGAACGGGTTCCCGGTGTGGCCTCCATGGATGCCTTGGGAGGGCTTTCCCGTGAAATTCAGGTGGATCTTGATTTTGCAAAAATTTTGGCGCTTAAAATACCCTTTGATCAAATTCTCAAACAGATCGATGCTGCCAATCTGCAGTTACCTGCGGGTTCGGTTGAACAGGCCCATCAGGACATTCTGGTGCGCACATCAGGGCAGTTTAAAGATTTAAGTGAACTTGAAAATACAGTGGTGGCACTGCGTCAGGGAGTTCCGGTTCAATTGGGGCAAATTGCGAAAATCAGAGACACCAGCCAAAAAATGACCTCTCTGGTTCGGGTCAATGGCAAAGCGGGCATTCGCCTGGCGATTCGCAAACAAGCGGGTACCAATACGGTCGAAGTGGCTCGCAAGGTCATCGCAGAAGTCGAAAAAATCAACCAGGAACAGCAGCAAATCCAATTGCCCGTCTTGGTGGATACCTCAAGCTTTATTAAACGCTCGCTACAAAATGTCGCCACAGCCGTTTTACTGGGTGGACTGCTTTCGATTCTGATCCTGTTTATTTTTCTGCGCAATTTAAAAACCACTTTGGTGATCGCAACTGCGATTCCTGTTTCCATCATCGCGACCTTTATTTTGATGTATTTTGCAGGATTTACACTCAATACCATCAGTTTAGGGGCCTTGGCACTGGGTATCGGCATGTTGGTAGACAGTGCGATTGTGGTACTTGAAAATATCTACCGCAACCGCGAAGAAGGCCTCTCGGCTCAAGAAGCAGCCATTACCGGCTCCCGTCAGGTGGGGTCTGCGATTCTATCCAGCACTTTGACAACGGTTGCCGTTTTTTTACCCCTGATCTTTGTGAGAGGTGTTTCAGGGGTCACCTATCAACAATTGGCGATTATCGTCAGCTTCTCCCTGTTTTGCTCGCTGGTGATAGCCTTGACCTTGGTCCCCATGTTGACGGCCCTGGTGCTCCGCCGGGGCAAGACCCGGCAGAAAATTACAAGAAACGCAAGTCTGGATCAATTGGACAGGGCCTACCGTCATTTTTTGAGCAGCGCCTTAAACCAACGTTTCTGGATCCTGCCTGGCGTTTTTCTTTTGCTGCTTGCCACCCTGCCTTTGGCCCCGCTGATCCCTGTCGAATTTATGCCCCAGGCAGATGAAGGTGAAATTCGCGTCAATGGCGAAATGGAACCCGGCATTCGCTTGGCTGTGCTTGAAAAACAATTTCATAAAATTGAAGCGATCGTGCGCAAAGAAGTGCCTGAAGCAGTGCACGTACTCACCGAATTGGGAGCCACGGGCTTCGGGGGAGGGGACGCTTCCAACAAAGGTCAGCTGCGGATCTATCTGAAACCTCAAAATCAAAGAAAACGTTCTGGGCTGCTGATTGCTACCCAATTGCGTAAAAAGCTCTCAGGAATTGCAGGTGTGAAGTTAAGGGTTCAGCCCTCAAGCGCTTTTTTTGTCTTTCGCCTGATTAACAATACCTCTGATGCGCGTATTCAAGTTGAAGTCAAAGGTTTTGATCTTCAGAGCGCAGATCGTTTAAGCCGGGAGGTCGCAGATAAAATCGAAGCAGTGAAAGGCGCTGCAGATATTCGTATCAACCGAGACAGTGGCAGTCCTGAAGCGGGCTTAATCGTTGATCGTCAAAAAGCGGGTGCCTTGGGCGTGAATATCGACAGTTTGGGACGGGCCTTACAAACTGCCATATCAGGATCATTGGCCACCACCACCTACCGCGAAGCAGGCAAAGAATTCAGAATCAGGGTCAAAATTGCCGGCGCCGATCGCCACCCTGTTGAGGATTTGCTGCAACTGCCCGTCAGTACCACCCAAAGCAAATTGATTCCGCTTGCAAATTTCGTGAGCACTGAACGCACCAATGGCCCCGTCATGATTGAGCGCAAAGATCAAGAGCGGGTGATTACGGTTTCAGCAGAGGCTGATGGGCGACCGCTGGCAGAAGTTCAAGCGGATATTCAGTCTGCTCTGAAGGATCTCAATCTGCCCCGTGATTTTTCTGTCAGTCTGGCAGGCGATATCGAAGAACAACAGAAATCCTTCAGAGAACTGATGATCGGCTTGGTACTCTCCTTGCTTTTGGTCTATATGATTTTGGCGGCTCAGTATGAATCCTTTCTCGATCCGTTTGTGGTAATGTTTTCTGTGCCCCTGGCTGCCATTGGCGTGATCCTGACCCTCTTCCTGACAAAAACCAGTTTTAATCTCCAGACCTTTATTGGGGCGATTATGTTGGGGGGTATTGTGGTCAACAATGCCATTTTATTGGTGGATCAAATCAATCAACTGCGCAGAGAAGAGCACCTCCCCTTGCGGAAAGCCGTTGAAGAAGCTGGATTTCGACGTTTGCGTCCGATTTTAATGACCACCTTGACCACTGTCTTGGGGCTGCTGCCTCTGGCGATCGGCTTGGGAGAGGGTTCCGAAGCCCAAGCGCCTTTGGCCCGAACCGTGATCGGTGGCCTGAGCAGTTCCACCCTCCTTACCCTGATTATTGTGCCCCTGGTTTACTATAGCCTTGAGAAAACCCGTGAAAAAAAACCAGCTCCAGCCCACGCAGAGGAAATTCAGGATGCCTAA